In Oceaniferula flava, one genomic interval encodes:
- a CDS encoding phosphoenolpyruvate carboxylase, which produces MSQDSSLNTTSEKLRIANQDYRRDGFGELEERLRCLMDMLAGLLGKSSHLAESIPWRGQDIRDCTKEPDEAAVTAQLQAICFEILNMVEERTSLKIRNLRRREQGLDAEQGMFAQVLNRLKKQGFSEDEVLEVLPTISVNPVLTAHPTEAKRPTVRERHLALYKDLAKWDRNIDDQEKLEAVFESINVTLETLWHTGEIHAARPSLVGELRHIIYYLREVYPNVIARLDASLESAWKCAGWDVEKLRESGAYPKLCFGTWVGGDRDGHPLVTADVTEDTLLRLHRHALHIHERELRAAANVLTLSPNEEAIPAELTARITELTENLGAKGQRIAETNPREPWRCLTYLMREHLMGKQGYTGVSEYLDDLSLLETTLRQIGAEHTARNVIHPLRRLAEVFGFHLASLDIRQNSAFHDNAAAQMLTIAGVEDGENFADWPEEKRVSFLLEELQNERLFAPWKSDSESESGKIMDCFGVLRRHVRVHGRVCLGPYVVSMTRQVSDMLLVHLFAREGLMADYKDGFWVSRMPVCPLFETGDDLDRAGGMVKSYLSLPAGKHYLRKTPSGLSCMPIMVGYSDSNKDSGLLSGQWSLQKAQTEITNACYTAGASCEFFHGRGGTISRGAGPVQWFLRSLPAGSLRGSMRVTEQGEVIPRKYAHHANAAYNLELLLAGVTGVTVGNTKLEAPEGASADLGGAHYQKVMEWLSTESRAYYRTLLEDPGFIPFFRTATPIDALEHGCFGSRPSRRTGTASLDDLRAIPWVFSWTQARYYMPGWFGVGTALEKLQAEKPEDFDSLSKLVHEEPFLRYLLTNVETNLVSADLELMTAYSKLVPDEELRDRLHGKIVDEFKRTEKMINQIFGSSFAERRPRMLRTLEMRDLPLRLLHQQQVSLLKDWRAAQEAGDADAQATLLNALQYSVNAIASGLRTTG; this is translated from the coding sequence ATGAGCCAAGATTCTTCCCTCAACACCACCTCCGAGAAACTCCGCATTGCCAACCAAGACTATCGCCGTGATGGTTTTGGTGAGCTGGAAGAGCGCCTGCGCTGCCTGATGGATATGCTGGCTGGGTTGCTGGGCAAATCCTCTCATCTCGCCGAGAGCATTCCGTGGCGTGGCCAGGATATTCGCGATTGCACCAAGGAGCCGGACGAAGCTGCTGTCACCGCCCAGTTGCAGGCGATCTGTTTTGAAATCCTCAACATGGTCGAGGAGAGGACCTCGCTGAAAATCCGCAACCTTCGCCGTCGTGAGCAAGGGCTGGATGCCGAGCAGGGGATGTTCGCCCAGGTTCTGAACCGATTGAAAAAGCAAGGGTTCTCCGAGGATGAAGTGCTTGAAGTGCTGCCCACTATTTCGGTCAACCCAGTGCTCACTGCCCACCCGACCGAGGCCAAGCGCCCGACCGTGCGCGAACGCCACCTGGCACTCTACAAAGACCTCGCGAAGTGGGATCGGAATATTGACGACCAGGAGAAACTGGAGGCCGTTTTCGAGTCGATCAACGTCACGCTGGAAACGCTCTGGCACACGGGTGAAATCCACGCTGCGCGCCCGAGCTTAGTCGGAGAGCTGCGCCATATCATTTACTATCTGCGCGAAGTTTACCCCAATGTCATCGCCCGTCTCGATGCCTCGCTGGAGTCCGCTTGGAAGTGCGCTGGCTGGGATGTGGAAAAACTTCGCGAGTCTGGAGCTTACCCCAAACTTTGCTTCGGAACCTGGGTGGGTGGGGATCGTGATGGTCACCCGCTGGTCACTGCCGATGTCACCGAGGACACCTTGCTCCGCCTGCACAGGCACGCGCTACACATCCACGAGCGCGAACTGCGTGCCGCCGCCAATGTGCTAACCCTTTCACCGAACGAAGAGGCGATCCCCGCCGAGCTGACTGCCCGTATCACCGAGCTCACCGAGAACTTGGGTGCCAAAGGTCAGCGTATCGCGGAAACGAATCCGCGCGAGCCGTGGCGCTGCCTCACCTACCTGATGCGCGAGCACTTGATGGGCAAGCAAGGATACACAGGGGTGAGCGAATACTTGGACGATCTGAGCCTGCTGGAAACCACACTCCGCCAGATTGGCGCTGAGCACACTGCGCGGAATGTGATTCACCCGCTGCGCCGCCTGGCCGAGGTCTTCGGCTTCCATCTGGCGTCTCTCGATATTCGTCAGAACTCCGCCTTCCACGACAATGCCGCTGCCCAGATGCTTACCATTGCGGGAGTGGAAGACGGTGAGAACTTTGCCGACTGGCCGGAGGAAAAACGCGTCTCCTTCCTGCTGGAGGAGTTGCAGAACGAGCGCTTGTTCGCTCCGTGGAAAAGCGATTCGGAGAGCGAGTCTGGAAAAATCATGGACTGCTTTGGCGTCCTGCGGCGTCACGTCCGCGTCCACGGCCGCGTCTGCCTCGGACCGTATGTGGTCAGCATGACCCGTCAGGTTTCTGACATGCTGTTAGTGCATCTTTTTGCCCGCGAAGGGCTGATGGCCGATTACAAGGACGGCTTCTGGGTGAGCCGTATGCCGGTTTGTCCTCTCTTTGAAACTGGCGACGATCTCGATCGTGCAGGTGGCATGGTGAAGTCCTACCTCTCACTTCCAGCCGGGAAACATTACCTGCGCAAGACCCCCAGTGGACTGTCTTGCATGCCCATCATGGTGGGCTACAGCGATTCTAACAAGGATAGTGGATTGCTCTCCGGTCAGTGGTCACTGCAGAAAGCGCAGACTGAAATCACCAACGCCTGTTATACCGCGGGTGCTAGCTGCGAGTTTTTCCACGGTCGTGGTGGCACTATCAGTCGTGGTGCCGGTCCGGTTCAGTGGTTCCTGCGTTCGTTGCCAGCCGGTAGCTTGCGGGGATCGATGCGGGTCACCGAGCAGGGCGAAGTTATCCCTCGCAAGTACGCTCATCACGCGAATGCTGCGTATAATCTGGAGCTCCTGCTTGCCGGAGTCACCGGTGTCACGGTGGGCAATACCAAGTTGGAGGCCCCCGAAGGAGCTTCGGCAGATCTCGGCGGTGCCCATTACCAGAAGGTCATGGAATGGCTCTCGACCGAAAGCCGCGCCTATTATCGGACCTTGTTAGAAGACCCTGGTTTTATCCCGTTTTTCCGCACAGCCACACCGATCGATGCCCTGGAGCACGGTTGTTTTGGTTCCCGTCCATCACGTCGCACCGGCACCGCATCGCTCGATGACTTGCGCGCCATTCCTTGGGTGTTTAGCTGGACCCAGGCACGTTATTACATGCCCGGTTGGTTTGGTGTGGGCACCGCCTTGGAGAAATTGCAGGCGGAAAAACCGGAGGATTTCGACTCCTTGTCGAAGCTGGTCCACGAGGAGCCATTCCTGCGCTACTTGCTGACCAATGTGGAGACCAATCTGGTGAGCGCCGACCTCGAGTTGATGACCGCCTATTCCAAATTGGTCCCCGACGAGGAGCTACGCGATCGTTTGCACGGTAAGATTGTCGATGAGTTCAAACGCACAGAGAAGATGATCAACCAGATCTTCGGATCGTCCTTTGCCGAGCGCCGTCCTCGGATGCTGCGGACTTTGGAAATGCGCGATCTGCCGCTGCGCTTGCTGCACCAACAACAAGTGAGCCTGCTGAAAGATTGGCGCGCGGCCCAAGAGGCCGGTGACGCCGATGCCCAGGCCACCTTGCTGAATGCCCTGCAGTATTCGGTCAATGCCATTGCCAGCGGTCTACGCACCACCGGTTAA
- a CDS encoding HAD family hydrolase codes for MITDLHPAFTEAKAVLFDFDGIVLDTEWPIYMTWKALFEREGQELPPEIYVKCIGSDFDTWSPETYLEELTGKQFDWETENAARQVDILKNLEGSPAMPGAVPLIECLAEHPDILTAVVSSSSHHWVDGWLEKLDLSKNFNTTVCRGDAPRIKPAPDLYLEAARQLGVAPSDCLVIEDSMNGMISAHQAGMQVVVVPNRLTSVLDFSEADWQTKSLAELVPVD; via the coding sequence ATGATCACTGACCTGCACCCCGCCTTCACGGAAGCCAAAGCTGTCCTCTTCGATTTTGACGGCATTGTGTTAGACACGGAATGGCCCATCTACATGACCTGGAAAGCCCTCTTCGAGCGCGAAGGTCAGGAGCTGCCACCGGAGATCTATGTGAAATGCATCGGCAGCGATTTTGATACCTGGTCGCCAGAAACCTACCTGGAAGAACTCACTGGGAAGCAGTTTGACTGGGAAACGGAAAACGCGGCTCGGCAGGTGGACATCCTCAAGAACTTGGAAGGCAGCCCGGCGATGCCCGGAGCTGTGCCACTGATCGAGTGCCTGGCCGAACACCCTGACATTCTCACCGCCGTGGTTTCCAGCTCGTCCCACCACTGGGTGGACGGATGGTTGGAAAAACTCGACCTAAGCAAGAACTTCAACACCACCGTCTGCAGAGGTGATGCCCCACGGATCAAACCAGCGCCTGATCTTTATCTGGAAGCCGCCAGGCAGCTGGGCGTGGCCCCCTCCGATTGCCTGGTGATCGAAGACTCAATGAACGGCATGATCTCCGCCCACCAAGCAGGGATGCAGGTGGTCGTCGTGCCCAACCGATTGACCTCCGTCCTGGACTTCAGCGAGGCCGACTGGCAAACCAAGTCGCTGGCGGAGCTGGTGCCTGTCGACTAG
- a CDS encoding D-hexose-6-phosphate mutarotase: protein MQTINQLTERFGIENAIWFEEVAEGYPVVHIRNAHASASIALHGAHLIDYCPTAQDPVIFTSRAAVFREGKAIRGGIPICWPWFNAHPEKSPSHGYARISFWQLDSVSSGDDHTRLRFSLPPQDDGGLTAALEVVVGPELELTLTSHNSGTEPQTFSEALHSYFHVADSRRTEVLGLDGSHYINTVGEESLGIQQGALTFPDEIDRIYSSTSGLTIVDPDSDRRIQLAKSQSGSTITWNPGQEKGQAMSDLSDEQIHSFICVEAGNVREQSITLAPGDSHSITLTISTTS from the coding sequence GTGCAGACGATCAATCAACTCACTGAGCGCTTTGGCATTGAGAACGCCATTTGGTTCGAAGAAGTAGCCGAGGGATACCCGGTGGTGCACATTCGCAACGCGCACGCCAGCGCCAGCATTGCGCTGCATGGCGCCCACCTGATCGATTACTGCCCCACCGCTCAAGACCCGGTCATTTTCACCAGCCGGGCCGCCGTTTTTCGTGAGGGCAAAGCCATCCGCGGCGGTATTCCGATCTGCTGGCCATGGTTCAATGCGCATCCTGAGAAATCGCCATCGCACGGCTATGCGCGGATATCATTTTGGCAATTGGACAGCGTCAGCAGTGGGGACGACCACACCCGACTCCGCTTTTCCCTCCCTCCTCAGGACGACGGCGGACTGACCGCAGCACTGGAAGTGGTGGTCGGGCCAGAGCTCGAGCTCACCTTGACCAGCCACAACAGCGGCACCGAGCCGCAAACATTCAGCGAGGCGCTGCATAGTTATTTCCATGTTGCCGACAGCCGACGAACGGAAGTCCTCGGACTGGACGGCAGCCACTACATCAACACCGTGGGCGAAGAAAGCCTCGGCATTCAGCAGGGCGCTTTAACATTTCCTGACGAGATCGATCGCATCTACAGCTCCACCTCCGGGCTCACGATCGTGGATCCAGATAGCGACCGACGAATTCAACTTGCCAAATCACAAAGCGGCAGCACCATCACCTGGAATCCGGGGCAGGAAAAAGGCCAGGCGATGAGTGACCTCAGCGATGAGCAAATTCACTCCTTCATCTGTGTCGAAGCCGGCAATGTGCGCGAGCAAAGCATCACCCTAGCACCCGGCGACTCCCACTCCATCACCCTCACCATATCCACCACATCATGA
- a CDS encoding alpha/beta hydrolase, giving the protein MVCCAVVCSSCGSSLSLGGHSTSRLKEVVYTPDDWPEALPAHLYQPESESPTPAVLLVHGGSWALGDDRYQMSAIARRLAKRGYLVMNVTYRMTPEWFFPDPVDDLKQALAWLRSHAGELNVDAGRIGLFGYSAGGQLVAMLGLAGDEPGVRAIVAGSTPHDMTLVADEDVVKVFLRGTYEEYPDGYRAASPLFNVTVSSPSMFLYHGTRDDVVVPEHSVKMQRELARKGIPHELHWVKGRGHVGTFLFPGKAMDHAIDFLDRELSAE; this is encoded by the coding sequence ATGGTGTGTTGCGCTGTCGTTTGCAGTAGCTGCGGTAGTTCGCTGAGTCTCGGTGGACATTCTACGAGTCGGTTGAAGGAGGTGGTCTACACGCCCGACGACTGGCCGGAGGCATTGCCGGCACATCTTTATCAGCCTGAATCGGAATCGCCGACACCCGCCGTGCTCTTGGTGCATGGGGGGAGCTGGGCGCTCGGCGACGATCGCTATCAGATGTCGGCCATCGCCAGAAGGTTGGCGAAGCGGGGGTATCTGGTGATGAATGTGACGTATCGGATGACGCCGGAGTGGTTCTTCCCGGATCCGGTGGACGATCTGAAACAGGCACTCGCATGGCTCCGCAGCCATGCCGGCGAACTCAACGTGGACGCTGGTCGCATTGGTCTCTTTGGCTATTCGGCCGGTGGTCAGCTGGTCGCCATGCTCGGCTTGGCGGGGGATGAACCTGGGGTTAGGGCCATCGTGGCGGGCTCGACCCCACACGACATGACCCTGGTCGCGGACGAGGATGTGGTGAAGGTGTTCCTGCGGGGGACCTACGAGGAATACCCGGATGGCTACCGGGCGGCGTCTCCTCTTTTCAACGTCACCGTCTCCAGCCCGTCGATGTTTTTATACCACGGCACCCGGGACGATGTCGTGGTGCCGGAGCACAGCGTGAAAATGCAGCGCGAGCTGGCGCGAAAAGGAATCCCGCACGAGCTCCACTGGGTGAAGGGTAGGGGGCATGTGGGCACTTTCCTGTTTCCAGGAAAGGCCATGGATCACGCCATCGATTTCTTGGATCGCGAGCTCAGCGCGGAGTGA
- a CDS encoding NAD(P)/FAD-dependent oxidoreductase, producing MSHKNVQRVVIIGGGFAGLECARNLANKPGFEVTLLDRTNHHLFQPLLYQVATATLAAPDVARSLRGILEKAKNVTVFMDNVCGIDSDSKKVTGESGKEYPYDTLVVAAGAKTGYFGNNHWGEHTIGLKSLSDAYSVRKKVLENLEAAERTDDPAERQRLMTIVIVGGGPTGVELAGAFVELIKRSMHRNFRRLDVHDIKVLLVEAGPRVLPPYKETNSAYAQKRLEKIGVEVRTSTMVSDIQANKIITKDEEIECGAILWAAGIEAEGITAHLPCERNRAGKVTPEADLSLPGHPNIFVAGDLVFMKDIADKPVPGVAPAASQMGRHIAKLLLKESKSGGNAVRPGFKYLDKGSMAIIGRSQAVVEFGKMKLTGFIAWLAWLFIHIAFLVDYRSKVAVLLQWAWAYISDAPGARVFGYQRK from the coding sequence ATGAGTCACAAGAACGTGCAGCGAGTAGTCATCATCGGCGGCGGATTTGCCGGCCTGGAATGCGCCCGCAATCTAGCCAATAAACCGGGATTTGAAGTCACCTTGCTCGACCGGACCAACCACCATCTCTTCCAGCCATTGCTCTACCAAGTGGCCACCGCCACCTTGGCAGCACCGGACGTAGCGCGCTCCCTTCGCGGTATTTTGGAAAAAGCCAAGAACGTCACTGTGTTCATGGACAACGTCTGCGGCATCGACAGCGACAGCAAGAAAGTGACCGGCGAATCCGGCAAAGAGTATCCGTATGACACACTGGTCGTCGCCGCCGGAGCCAAAACAGGCTACTTCGGAAATAACCACTGGGGCGAGCACACGATCGGCTTGAAATCGCTCAGCGATGCTTACTCAGTGCGGAAAAAAGTCCTCGAAAACTTGGAAGCCGCCGAGCGCACCGACGATCCTGCCGAGCGCCAGCGACTGATGACCATCGTCATCGTTGGTGGCGGACCGACCGGTGTCGAACTCGCCGGAGCCTTCGTGGAGCTGATCAAACGCTCGATGCACCGGAATTTCCGTCGTCTCGATGTGCACGATATCAAGGTGTTGCTCGTGGAAGCCGGACCACGCGTGCTGCCACCGTATAAAGAAACCAACTCAGCCTACGCACAGAAACGCTTGGAAAAAATCGGCGTGGAAGTCCGCACCAGCACCATGGTCAGCGACATCCAAGCGAACAAAATCATCACCAAGGACGAGGAAATCGAATGCGGTGCGATCCTATGGGCCGCCGGCATCGAAGCCGAAGGCATCACCGCGCACTTACCCTGCGAGCGCAACCGCGCCGGCAAGGTGACCCCCGAGGCCGATCTCTCGCTCCCCGGACACCCGAATATTTTTGTCGCTGGCGACTTGGTCTTCATGAAAGACATCGCCGACAAGCCTGTGCCCGGCGTCGCCCCGGCTGCCAGCCAAATGGGACGCCACATTGCCAAGCTGCTGCTGAAAGAAAGCAAATCCGGCGGCAACGCAGTGCGCCCTGGTTTCAAATACCTCGACAAAGGATCGATGGCCATCATCGGTCGCTCTCAGGCGGTGGTGGAATTTGGCAAAATGAAGCTCACCGGATTCATCGCCTGGCTCGCCTGGCTGTTCATCCACATTGCCTTCCTGGTCGATTACCGTTCGAAGGTGGCCGTGCTGCTGCAGTGGGCCTGGGCGTATATCAGCGATGCCCCCGGCGCGCGCGTCTTCGGCTACCAGAGGAAGTGA